The genome window AGGATGACCGCAGCGACCACGTCATCTTTGGTGCGGAAGTAGCGGTACAGCGTCTGGCGCGAGAGCCCGGCACGTCGCGCCACGTCCTCGAGCGAGAGGCGGGCGATGCCGAACACGGCGATCGCGTCGAACGCGGCGTCGAGGATCTTGCCCCGTGTGTCCGCTGCCGGCATCGCCAGCAACGTAGCGGAGGGCGACACGGCCGTTGTGGTCATCGGGTCACAACGCGCGCCCCAGACGCTCGCTCGGGGAGCAGGCCGCAGAAGAGCAGGTGCACGAACCAGGCGGCGAACTCCTCCGGTGGCTCGTCGAAGGGATCGAGCACGTAGCTGATGATGAGGCGGCTCAAGACGTCGGCGGCCCGCCGCGCGTCGCGCTCGTCGAGGTCGGGCACGAGTCGGCAGAGCAGACGGGTGAGGTGGCGGTTGGTGTCCGGACCCGGCAGGGAGCCGACGGTCAGATAGGGCACGAGCGTCTCCGGCTCGGTCTCGAGGAGGCGCTCGATGAGCGGGTGGGTCCGCACGCCCTCCAGCGTTGCGGTGATCGCGGCTTCGAGCGCCGACCGCGGGT of Acidimicrobiales bacterium contains these proteins:
- a CDS encoding TetR family transcriptional regulator, which encodes MDETGTEQQIVDAAYDAVAVYGITRLSLADVAKRAHLSRQTLYRYFPSKDVLLEAVVAREERRFRDQISEATREADDPRSALEAAITATLEGVRTHPLIERLLETEPETLVPYLTVGSLPGPDTNRHLTRLLCRLVPDLDERDARRAADVLSRLIISYVLDPFDEPPEEFAAWFVHLLFCGLLPERASGARVVTR